The Prinia subflava isolate CZ2003 ecotype Zambia chromosome 6, Cam_Psub_1.2, whole genome shotgun sequence genome contains the following window.
TTGCTTTCTGAAGATGACAGCTGTCAATTGCTTTAGAAATACTTTTGTAATCATACAACTTATTTGAAACATGTTCTGTACTCTTATTTAACACCAAAAGTTTGGATTATGAACAAACTAGATTTACATCAAACAAATGCAATTATGGACAAGctatttgcatttctgttttagCCTATGCACATCATCTGTAGTCTTGTATAAATGCAAAGAAACCGTTCTCTTTACTAATTACTGATGTAGTTAATGCCCTTGGTAGGACTGCTGTTCTGTGGTTAACACATCCACTTTCATTTAATTCCATAGAATGAGGTGGTTTTATCGCACTTTTTCCAGCATCCCAACATAATGACATTTTGGACAGTGTTTACAGCTGGAAGCTGGCTTTGGGTCATCTCCCCATTCATGGCCTATGGTAAGAACTGTTAACTGCAGTTTTGGAATAGGAAAAAGGGCTGATACAGGTTTGGACCACATGGTCCATGAGAGGTTTCTTTGATCATCTCCTGTCTCCCAAACCATTTGTTCAGAGAACATTTCCTCCCCAATGAAAACTGAACTGGTATTTGAACTGCATTAAATTCCACTTAGTCCTAGCACACACCATGTGAGGAATGGTAACTGGGagatgtatttaattttatacaACTTCTTCTAACAGAAGACCTATTTACAGTGAATACAGGCTGGACACAGACTTCCATTTAACAGAAGCATGACATGGGGCATCAGGTACACCCATGCAATAATGCACCAGAGTCAATATAAAGATGAGAAGGCTGCTCTTGATGAGTGTATACGGTGAGGGAAGCATAGACAAGTGATTTAACAAGACTTGTTAGGCCTAGCTaggtttttttcacttccaGGTTCAGCTAGACACCTGCTGAAGACTTACTTTCCTGAAGGAATGAGTGAAGCTTTGATAGGGAACATTCTGTTTGGTGCAATCAGAGGATTAAATTACATGCACCAGAATGGATATATTCACAGGTAGGAGAATGTCAATAGGTAAGAACCAGATCATAGCATCTGAAGTATtgtctccttccttttcctaTTTACCTCCTTATATCAGACAGTAACAGTTTTTTCAACGATACAGCAGAACCAAGTTTGTAAAATCTTAACAGGAAATGTGTTGGTACATTTCTTCAAGCCGGTTGTTACAGAGATTATACATCTGCCTGGCTTTGTCTCtttgaagcagaagaaaaccagaGTTATAGAAAGGCCTTCCTTAGTTTATACCCCTTGTAAGGAACAAGGGCCCTTTTCCAATTTCTGGTACTTTTTTCCTGATCATCTCTCTTAATGGAGACATGAACTCCATGCTAGCATCTCACTATAAGTCAGTGAAATACAAGAGCCTTTCTGTTCTGTAGTGCTTTGAGTAATTCTTATGACTAAAATTTACCACTTTATGTTACAGGAATATTAAAGCTAGCCACATTCTGATTTCAGAAGATGGGCTGGTTTCTCTCTCTGGCCTAAACAACCTCTACAGTTTAGTTAGCAATGGACAGAAATCAAAGGTGGTGTATGATTTCCCCCAGTTTAGTACATCTGTGCTTCCTTGGCTGAGTCCTGAACTACTGAGACAGGTTAGTGtaaattacaaataatttttcctatTCAAAGTTAGTGGCAGTACTCAGTTTCCAACTTAAGCCTGCTTGTAGAATTGCAATAAAAGACGTTGAACTGCAACTTTTAAAAGTACATGTATGTACTGAATTTTTAACTCTTCTAGAGAGAACCAGCTCTAAAGCTGTTGGTAAGGTGAGGCTGTACTAAATCTGTTTATCCAAACCTGCTGGAAATTACTGCAAATCCTGAAACTTGTGTTCAGTACTGTCGTAGTGGAGATGGCCACTGCACTCAGAATGCTTCAATAAAAACTTCAGGAGGCTTCAGGCATCAGCACCTTGTTATCTAGAAGTCTTTCATGCCTTTTCTATGTCTCtcatgggcagctccacacagctctggctctttctctccttctctcttccttctgtaGTTCCAGCTCGCTGCTTCCTGTCCCTAGCACAGCTGcctaaccctgtctgtccctcacacaacctcctgtcccttcctcctcacagcacaacCAGCAGATTTCTGAAAAAAGTCTGAGGTTTCACAATTTAATTGTTTCAATACTGTGTAGGTTATGGAGCATTAGAATCTTGTTTTGAAGCAGGCCCTTGTATTCTTGTCAGCACTGCTCAATGGCCTCAGTGATCAGTAATGTCTTCCTTCTCTCACAGGATTTGTCTGGCTATAACATGAAGTCTGACATTTACAGTGTGGGAATTACAGCATGTGAATTAGCCAATGGACACGTTCCATTTCAAGATATGCCTCGCACTCAGGTACAATGCTAAACTTTAGTTAAAAATGTGctgagtattttgttttgttttacctaCAGAAACCAGTCCTATTGCTGCTGAAATAGTGGTTTTTGTTACTCCAAATACACGTGCTTCTTTCTGGAATAAATAATCCTTCCATCCCTGGAGTTTCACAGCTTACCCTGAATAGGTCTGGATAGCTATGGAACTCCCATACTGCTGTTCCTTCCTACTAGATGCTGCTGCAAAAGCTGAAAGGTCCCACCTACTGTCCATGGGATATAAATGCCTTTCCCCGGGGGGAATCCAGGATGAAGAATTCCCGATCAGGTGTTGATTCTGGAATTGGTGAGAGCATGACACGCACAATGACCAGTGAAAGACTCCAAATGCCCTTTGCCAAAACATTTTCACCTGCTTTCCACAACTTGGTAGAACTTTGCCTGCAACAGGACCCAGAGAAAAGGTAACATTCTGgtgaaaactaatttttttgtCCCTTCAATCTAAGACTAAGTATAGGCCACAGTTTAGGATACAGTAGTCAGTTGAATGCAGTTAGAGTCAGAATTTGAGAGCAGATGTACTATGTAAAACAATACActtacatttgtattttaagaatTATCTTGTCTGATGAAGTAATCACACTTTTTTAAAGTCATCTGACCCCTGAATTTCTTGTAATATGACTTTGCTTTGTACGAAGTAAAATTAACTTTCCAACATGTACTTTgtccaagaaaaaaacccagaaatctGAAATACATGTTTTCAGTTCTATGTCTCTTTTAAATGAGGCATTGAATTCCTTGTTAAACAGAAACATGAATTGGCctttaaaaagagatttcttCAGTAGTGCTTTCACTACAAATTGAGGGATAAAATGTAGGAATTGTGTCCTGCTTTTCTCATTCTTCACATTTGTCCTGTGGAGGAAAAACCATAGGGCTTAAATTTATTTGTCAATTTTGCCCATTATCCAAATGCAGTATTTTACTTTCCAAAACATAATTATATTGTTCATTTTATGATTCAGGCCATCAGCAAGCAGTTTGCTTTCGCATACGTTCTTCAGACAGGTGAGTTTACTGTATTTTGTTAAATGACACAGCTATAACCTAAATAAGCCACAAAAAGAGCTAGATTACGAAATAATGAAGTTACCTGGAGCCAAAAAGTGTCTTGTAAGAGCATACCtgcttcagaatttttttaacgAAATGATACCGATAGAGTACAGGACACATAAGATTAATTTATTTCCCCATTGATGAAGTTGACTTAAATAAAGGCAGCctaactaattttaaaaatggttaaTATTCTTAATTTAAAGCAGAACTGCACAGATGATTTCATTAGTCTTGAAAGACTAATAGAGTGGTGAAAGCAAAACCTCTCATCCTTGTACTTTCAGTTTTGTAACATGCAAAAACATGGCTCTGATTTCACATGCTTTTAATGAAGTCAGTTGCAAAGTTATGGAGACTTTTATGTGCAgctttattttaactttttttctttctagataAAGGAACAAACACAGAATTCATTACTGTCCCTATTACCACCTCCTATTCAAAATAACAGATCAGCGTTCTTGGCACTGCCCTCAACAGCAGTTGGGACTGAACTTGGACATATCGCTACAAATCAAGATGATACAGACTGGGAATTCTAAATAAATACCAATGATACCTCTCCAGtgtttcagagaaggaaaatgtgatttGTATTTGCTGCTTTTGTATGGTTAAAATACAGTTAGACCAAGTATACTTGAAATGCCATGAAGTGGCTATAATTCATTAACTTCCTCTTGGCATCACTAAATGCAGCGTGCCTCACGCTCTGACTGTAAGGAAAACTGTATAAAGAATGCCTGAGTGCTCACCTCGCTCTTTCAAAGTCTTTCTTAACAAGAAAGTCCCTGCTGTAATCTTCTTCTGTACTGTATTATCAGCTCATAGTGCTGCAGTCCACATGCCTTTCTGAA
Protein-coding sequences here:
- the STRADB gene encoding STE20-related kinase adapter protein beta isoform X2 translates to MSCLDCSCILRTPVESIRPEELSQSSIHECLADSDLAWIPPSTGKNEMIFCSSNVSHYELQLEIGRRFNNLTSVYLARHTPTDRQVAVRITDLENCSEEHLRALQHPNIMTFWTVFTAGSWLWVISPFMAYGSARHLLKTYFPEGMSEALIGNILFGAIRGLNYMHQNGYIHRNIKASHILISEDGLVSLSGLNNLYSLVSNGQKSKVVYDFPQFSTSVLPWLSPELLRQDLSGYNMKSDIYSVGITACELANGHVPFQDMPRTQMLLQKLKGPTYCPWDINAFPRGESRMKNSRSGVDSGIGESMTRTMTSERLQMPFAKTFSPAFHNLVELCLQQDPEKRPSASSLLSHTFFRQIKEQTQNSLLSLLPPPIQNNRSAFLALPSTAVGTELGHIATNQDDTDWEF
- the STRADB gene encoding STE20-related kinase adapter protein beta isoform X1, with the protein product MSCLDCSCILRTPVESIRPEELSQSSIHECLADSDLAWIPPSTGKNEMIFCSSNVSHYELQLEIGRRFNNLTSVYLARHTPTDRQVAVRITDLENCSEEHLRALQNEVVLSHFFQHPNIMTFWTVFTAGSWLWVISPFMAYGSARHLLKTYFPEGMSEALIGNILFGAIRGLNYMHQNGYIHRNIKASHILISEDGLVSLSGLNNLYSLVSNGQKSKVVYDFPQFSTSVLPWLSPELLRQDLSGYNMKSDIYSVGITACELANGHVPFQDMPRTQMLLQKLKGPTYCPWDINAFPRGESRMKNSRSGVDSGIGESMTRTMTSERLQMPFAKTFSPAFHNLVELCLQQDPEKRPSASSLLSHTFFRQIKEQTQNSLLSLLPPPIQNNRSAFLALPSTAVGTELGHIATNQDDTDWEF